From the genome of Pelobacter propionicus DSM 2379, one region includes:
- a CDS encoding YceI family protein, giving the protein MKRLFVLVLSILTLLAPCVVSAQPLAILPSNTSIQFKVRNLGIMNVTGSFGTFRGTLDLDEADITRSKVEVSIETASINTGIDRRDKHLRSADFFDVARYPAMRFSSTALEKLGEDRLKLTGNLTIRGISRPVVLTVEAQPIEGRADFTRSALATATINRQDFGVSYGAVIGDEVQITITTRLKKP; this is encoded by the coding sequence ATGAAACGACTGTTTGTACTCGTGCTGTCGATCCTAACGCTGCTGGCTCCCTGTGTCGTATCCGCCCAGCCCCTTGCCATTCTCCCGTCCAACACCAGCATCCAGTTCAAGGTACGCAACCTGGGAATCATGAACGTCACCGGTTCCTTCGGAACATTCCGGGGGACGCTGGATCTGGATGAAGCGGACATCACCAGATCGAAGGTGGAGGTGAGCATCGAGACCGCCTCCATCAACACCGGCATCGACAGGCGCGACAAGCATCTGCGCAGCGCTGATTTCTTCGATGTCGCCCGGTACCCGGCCATGAGGTTCAGCTCCACGGCCCTGGAAAAACTGGGGGAGGACAGGCTGAAACTGACCGGAAATCTTACCATACGGGGGATCAGCAGACCGGTGGTGCTGACGGTGGAGGCGCAACCAATTGAGGGACGGGCAGATTTCACCCGTTCGGCATTGGCCACTGCCACCATCAACCGCCAGGACTTCGGGGTCAGTTATGGCGCGGTGATCGGTGACGAGGTACAGATCACCATCACCACCCGCTTGAAGAAACCGTAA
- a CDS encoding DUF167 domain-containing protein: MEKTVYTWDGDTLVLNILGTPNAKRDAIGKVKGHQLCVSVTAVPRAGRATDHMVRFLAAEFGVSVDAIQVVFGRMNVNKQLRIKAPTRLPSVIAQQQLCLSLS; encoded by the coding sequence ATGGAGAAAACAGTTTACACCTGGGATGGGGATACTCTCGTGCTTAATATCCTCGGCACACCCAACGCCAAGCGGGACGCAATCGGCAAGGTCAAGGGGCACCAGCTCTGCGTCAGCGTAACCGCGGTTCCACGCGCCGGGCGGGCAACCGACCACATGGTGCGGTTTCTTGCCGCTGAATTCGGCGTGTCGGTCGATGCTATCCAGGTGGTGTTTGGCCGCATGAATGTCAACAAACAGCTGCGGATCAAGGCGCCCACGCGCCTGCCGTCGGTTATCGCACAGCAGCAGCTGTGCTTGTCCCTGTCCTGA